CAACGGCCGAGTCGGCGTCAGCTTCTATGACACGCGGCGCGACTCGACCTCAAAGAAGACGGACCGTTACTTCGCCCTCTCCATCAATGGCGGCCAGACCTGGAGTCGCAACATCAGGATCACGACCGCCCAGTCCAACGAAACCGTCTCCGGTGTCGACCCCAACCAATACGGCGATTATCAAGGAATTTCGGTCGATTCCGCAGGCACCTTCCGCTTCTCCTGGACCGATTCGCGCAACCCAGGAGCGCAGAAGGAAGATATGTTCGGCGACCGTGTTGCGATCGGTGTGGCGCCTTAGCTTGGATTAAGCCAAGTCTGGATTAAGCCATGTCTGGATTAGTCCTCTGAACTAACCTCCCGGCGGCGCGTTGCCCAAGTTGTGCAACCGGCGCCGCCATCATCCGACTCCGCCTACCTCTCGTAAAGATTACGGCCCCACCGTAACCTGCAGCGCCCCAGGCGTTTGCAGATTCTCCCGGTAAATCAGATGCTTCGCCGCTACTTCCCCCACCGCATCCACATGCACCACATATCCCCCATGGGGCAAGGTCTCGCCAAAGGGCAACTCCTTCGCGGGCGCGCCCGACCGCAGCACAAACCGCTGATATCCAATCGCCGTCGCCCGCCCATTCTCCGCCACGGCCAGCACGTAGAACGTCAAATCCATGTCGTCGGGAGTAGCATTTAAGACTTCCACACTTCCGTCAATGCGGTTCCCACTGACGCGCGCTCCCTTCTTCCAATCGAGACTCAACCCAGACCGCACTCTTAGTGTGAACACTTTCTGAACACCCGATTGCTGCCGCGCATCAGTAACCGCCACAGTGAATTCAAACTCTCCCGAGCGCTCGGCCTGCCCATGCAGCAAACCGTCGTCCTCAAACTTCATCCCGGGCGGGATCGCTCCCTTCTCGATC
This genomic stretch from Candidatus Sulfotelmatobacter sp. harbors:
- a CDS encoding putative Ig domain-containing protein produces the protein MIEVHKSKTAVLILALACAGGMVSCQLGFVDGMDSSAGAMAATATRQDGPSLIIENDSPLPDTSPHVPYEVRFRAHGGVGAQHWRIEKGAIPPGMKFEDDGLLHGQAERSGEFEFTVAVTDARQQSGVQKVFTLRVRSGLSLDWKKGARVSGNRIDGSVEVLNATPDDMDLTFYVLAVAENGRATAIGYQRFVLRSGAPAKELPFGETLPHGGYVVHVDAVGEVAAKHLIYRENLQTPGALQVTVGP